A window of Sodalis praecaptivus genomic DNA:
CTGGATATTCATTCAGCTTTTTTTGTGCCATAATTGACCGTTTCGCGCCGCCGCGGTTTTGTCAACCGCACAGGCCGCCCTCGTTCATCCGGTGTTGGGATTAGTTGAATGGATAAGATTGAAGTTCGTGGTGCTCGTACCCATAACCTGAAAAACATCAGTCTGGTGATACCCCGCGATAAATTGATAGTAATTACCGGCTTATCAGGCTCGGGAAAATCATCGCTGGCGTTTGATACGCTCTATGCCGAGGGTCAGCGTCGCTATGTGGAATCGCTTTCTGCCTATGCCCGGCAGTTTCTGTCGTTGATGGAAAAACCGGATGTGGATCATATCGAAGGGCTGTCGCCCGCCATCTCGATTGAGCAAAAATCCACGTCCCATAATCCGCGCTCGACGGTGGGCACGATCACCGAAATCCACGATTATCTGCGTCTGTTGTACGCCCGCGTCGGCGAGCCGCGCTGCCCGGACCATGACGTTCCGCTGGCGGCGCAGACCGTTAGCCAGATGGTGGATAATGTGCTGTCGCAGCCGGAAGGCAAACGGCTGATGCTCCTGGCGCCCATCGTGAAAGAGCGCAAGGGGGAGCACAGCAAAACGCTGGAAAACTTGGCGGCGCAGGGCTATATCCGGGCGCGTATCGACGGGGAGGTCTGCGATTTGTCGGATCCGCCGAAACTCGAGCTGCAAAAAAAACATACTATCGAAGTCGTGGTCGATCGTTTCAAAGTGCGCGAGGATCTCGCCCAGCGCCTGGCGGAATCTTTTGACACCGCGCTCGGTCTCTCGGGTGGTACCGCGGTAGTGGCGGATATGGATGACGAAAAAGCGGAAGAGTTGCTGTTTTCCGCCAACTTCGCCTGCCCGATCTGCGGCTATAGCATGCCCGAGCTGGAACCCCGGCTTTTCTCTTTCAACAACCCGGCCGGCGCCTGCCCCACCTGCGACGGGCTCGGCGTGCAGCAGTACTTCGACCCCGACCGGGTTTTGCAAAATCAGGACATCTCCCTGGCCGGCGGCGCCATTCGCGGCTGGGATCGGCGCAACTTCTATTATTTTCAGATGCTGCGCTCGTTGGCCGAACACTATAAGTTCGACGTTGAGGCGCCGTTCCATGCGCTGAGTCCGACGGTTCAGCAAAAAATTCTTTTCGGGTCCGGCAAGGAAAATATCGAATTCAAATATATCAACGATCGCGGCGACACCTCGGTGCGGCGCCACCCGTTTGAAGGGGTGCTGCCGAACATGGAGCGCCGCTATAAGGAAACCGAGTCCACCGCGGTGCGCGAAGAGCTGGCCAAATATATCAGCAACCGCCCCTGCGCCACCTGCGGCGGGACCCGTCTGCGGCGCGAAGCCCGCCACGTCTTCGTGGAGCACACTACCCTGCCGGAAATTTCTGAGATGGGCATCGGCCATGCGCTGGCATTTTTCGACGAGATGAAACTGAGCGGTCAGCGCGCCAAGATCGCTGAAAAAGTATTAAAGGAGATCCGCGATCGGCTGAAGTTTCTGGTCAACGTCGGTCTGAACTACCTTTCCCTGTCGCGTTCGGCGGAAACGCTTTCCGGCGGCGAGGCGCAGCGCATCCGTTTGGCCAGCCAGATTGGCGCCGGCCTGGTGGGCGTGATGTATGTGCTGGATGAACCCTCCATCGGTTTGCATCAGCGCGATAACGAGCGATTACTGGAAACCCTGGTGCATCTGCGCGATCTCGGCAATACGGTGATCGTGGTGGAGCACGACGAGGACGCTATTCGCGCCGCCGATCATATTATCGATATCGGCCCGGGCGCCGGCGTTCACGGCGGAGAGGTGGTGGCCGAAGGCACCGCCGAGGAGATCATGGCCCATCCGGCGTCGCTGACCGGCCAGTTCCTCAGCGGCAAGCAGGAAATTGCCATTCCGCAGGCGCGCATTCCGGCGGATCCCACCCGGGTATTGAAGCTGGTCGGCGCGCGCGGCAATAACCTTAAGGACGTGACGCTGACCCTGCCGGTGGGGCTATTTACCTGCATCACCGGCGTTTCCGGCTCGGGCAAATCGACGCTTATCAACGACACGCTGTTCCCGGTAGCGCAGCGCCAGCTCAACGGCGCGACCACTACCGAAGTGGCGCCCTATCGCGAAGTGCAGGGCCTGGAACATTTCGATAAAGTCATTGATATCGATCAGAGCCCTATCGGCCGAACGCCGCGCTCCAATCCCGCGACCTACACGGGCGTGTTTACGCCTGTGCGCGAATTGTTCGCCGGCGTGCCGGAATCCCGCGCCCGCGGTTATACGCCCGGCCGTTTCAGCTTCAACGTGCGCGGCGGGCGCTGCGAAGCTTGCCAGGGCGATGGCGTCATCAAGGTGGAAATGCACTTCCTGCCGGATATTTATGTGCCCTGCGATCATTGCAAGGGCCAGCGCTACAACCGTGAAACCCTGGAAGTGAAATATAAGGGCAAGAATATCCACCAGGTGCTGGAGATGACCATCGAGGAAGCGCGCGAGTTTTTCGACGCTGTTCCCGCCCTGGCGCGCAAACTGCAAACGCTGATAGATGTCGGTCTGTCCTATATTCGCTTAGGGCAATCCGCCACCACGCTGTCCGGCGGCGAGGCGCAGCGGGTCAAGCTGGCGCGCGAGCTGTCCAAGCGTGGCACCGGCCAAACGCTGTATATCCTCGACGAGCCGACGACCGGCCTACACTTCGCCGATATTCAGCAATTGCTGGCGGTGCTGCATCAGTTGCGGGATCAGGGCAATACCATCGTGGTAATTGAGCATAACCTGGACGTGATCAAAACCGCCGATTGGATCGTCGATCTTGGCCCGGAAGGCGGTAACGGCGGCGGTGAAATTCTGGTGGCCGGCACGCCGGAAACGGTGGCGGCCTGTAAAGCGTCCCATACGGCGCGCTTCCTGCGCCCCATTCTCGAGCGCGCGTTGCAAAAAGCTTAGGGGGCGGCCGGATACGGATAGGCGGGACGAAAGTGCCTCGCGACCTCCGCTAACGTCTGGCGCTTTGGCGCTGGATCCGTCGACGTATTGACACTTTGGCCGCGGACCCGTCGACGCTTTGGCCGCGGCACCACCGGCGCTTTGGCCGCGGACCCGTTGGCGCTTTGGGCGCGGCACCCCCGGCGCTTTGGCCGCGGACCCGTTAGCGCTTTGGCCGCAGCACCCCCGGCGCTTTGGCCGCGGACCCATCGACGCTTTGGCTGCGGCGGCACCGGCGCTTTGGCCGCGGACCCATCGACGCTTTGGCTGCGGCGGCACCGGCGCTTTGGCCGCGGACCCGTCGACGCTTTGGCCGCGGCACCGCCGGCGCTTTGGCCGCGGACCCGTTGGCGCATTGGTGCATTGGTGCATTGGTGCATTGGCGCATTGGCGCATTGGCGCATTGGCGCATTGGCGCATTGGCGCATTGGCGCATTGGCGCATTGGCGCATTGGCGCATTGGCGCATTGGCGCATTGGCGCCTCAGAGTTTAAAGGCGTCTTTTTGCTAATACCATCCCAGGCCGCCGCTATGCCTCACGGCACGCAGGGGTCATCGCACGTCGCGGCGCGCGGGTATTTCGCTGCAAACAGGCAGCGCCGCGTCAGATATTCAGCGTTTGGCGCGTCGCTTCCGGCAGGCCCGCTACCGCCCATTGCCAGGAAGCATCCACCAGTTGATAAAATTGTGAATCAGGGATATCACCGTCAAGAAACAGCGTGCTCCAGTGGGCTTTATTCAGCCGCTCGCCCGGCACCGCCGCATTAAACGCGCTGCGTAATGCCTCAGCCATTTCGGCGCTGCTTTTCAGCGATACCGCCGGTCTGCCGTCCACGGTATGGGTCATAGCAAACATCACCTCTCCGACTTTAATCTGGTTTGCCTGCCACTCCTGGCGTACGCTCTGTACCGCGCCCGGTTTGGTCATGCAATAACTCAACAGCGTCGATTGATCCATAAATTATTCCCCCTGTAATGTGGCGACGATACGTCGGCCACCGCCGCGATTACGATGCTCACCCAGCCAAATTCCCTGCCAAGTGCCCAACAACAGCGTGCCATGACCAACGGGCAATAACAGTGAGGTGCCAAGCAGAGAAGATTTGATATGTGCCGGCATGTCATCCGCCCCTTCATAATCGTGCTGGTAGGGGGCCGATTCCGGAACCTGACGTAAAAAATGGTTTTCCATGTCGGTTCGGACGGTGGGATCGCAATTTTCATTTAGCGTCAGCGAAGCGGAAGTATGTTGCAGCAATAAATGAAGCAGCCCGCGACGGACAGCGCTCAACGACGTCAATTGGGAAACGATTTCATCGGTGACCAGATGAAAGCCGCGCGGTTGGGCTTTCAAAGTCAGGGTTTGTTGGTACCACATAATACCTGCTCCTTTTTACCACTCAGTATAGTGGCTACACGGGAGCAGGGGAAAATCGCTCGCGGCTACTGCACGGCCGCGAAGGCTTGGGCCACTTTGCCGACGTTAGCGGTATTCAGCCCGGCCAGACACATCCGGCCGCTGTCGATCAGATAGACGCCGTACACTTCGCGCAAATGCGCCACCTGGGCCGGGCTGAGGCCGGTATAGCTGAACATGCCCCGCTGACGCAGCAAATAGTCGAATTGATGTTCGGGTAGCGCGACCTTTAGCGCCGCCACCAGGCTCTGGCGCATTGCCAGAATACGCAGGCGCATCGCCGCCACCTCCTCACGCCACAGAGCATTGAGTGCCGGCTCGTTCAGCACCTGCGCCACCACTTGAGCGCCAAAGTTCGGCGGACTGGAGTAGTTGCGGCGCACGGTCGCCTTTAATTGGCCCAGCACGCGCTCGGCTTCGTTCGCGCTATCGCACACAATCGACAGCTCGCCCACCCGCTCACTATAAAGGGAGAAAATTTTGGAGAAAGAGTGGCTTACTAGGCAAGGCAACCCCAGGCGCGCCATTTCACGCACCGCATAAGCATCTTCCTCCAACCCGTCGCCGAACCCTTGGTAGGCGATATCCAGGAAAGGAATGAGCTGACGTTCCGCCACCACCTCGATGATTCGATCCCATTCGGACCGGGTCAGGTCCGAGCCGGTCGGGTTATGGCAGCACGGATGCAGCAGCACAATGCTCCGCTGCGGCAATTGCTGAAAACAGGCCAGCATCGCGTCAAAATTGACGCCCAGTTTCTCACCGTCGAAATAAGGATAACGATTAACCTGGAATCCGGCGCCGGTGAAAATGGCCACGTGGTTTTCCCATGTTGGGCTGCTGACCCAGACCTGGGAGTCGGGAAAGTAACACTTCAGGAAATCCGCGCCGACTTTCAGTGCCCCTGACCCGCCCACGGTCTGAATCGTGGCGATCCGCTGCGCGTTGCGCATCGGATGGTCCTCTCCGAACAGCAGCGCCTGGGTGGCGCTGCGGTAGGTTGACAACCCTTCCATCGGCAAATAGGAGGAGGAGCTTAGCGCCGGGCGGGCGAGCAGCATGGCCTGCGCCTCGGCCACCGCCCGCAGTTGCGGGATAATCGCCTGTTCGTTGTAATAAAGACCGATGCTTAGATTGACCCTATCAGGGCGCGGATCCTGTTTATAGGTTTCCATCAGCGTAAGGATGGGGTCTCCCGCATAAGCATCAACATTTTGGAACACGGTGCAGCTCTCCTGGATGAGCGGATGCAACGTTGCACCCACTGCTCACAATATCAAATAAAGCGAATTGAGTGGCGATTAAGTTAACAAAAAGCGTCAAAAATGGGAGCGCGATAAGAAAAAAAAGGCGCCGAAGAGCATCACTCATCGTCATATTGCGGGCCGGCATAATTGTCGAATCGTGACCATTGTCCGTTAAAGGTTAGCCGCACGGTGCCGATAGGGCCGTTACGCTGCTTACCGAGAATAATTTCAGCAATCCCCTTCATATCGCTATTCTCGTGATAGACCTCATCGCGGTAGATAAACATAATCAGGTCGGCATCCTGCTCGATTGAACCGGACTCACGTAAATCGGAGTTGACGGGGCGCTTATCGGCGCGTTGTTCCAAGCTTCGGTTCAGCTGCGACAGCGCCACCACCGGCACCTGCAGCTCTTTAGCCAGCGCCTTCAACGACCGGGAGATTTCCGCGATTTCCAGGGTACGGTTATCGGACAGCGACGGTACGCGCATCAGTTGGAGATAGTCGATCATGATCAGACTCAGGCCATCGTGTTCGCGAAATACCCGCCGCGCGCGCGATCGCACTTCTGTCGGGGTCAACCCTGACGAGTCATCAATATACATGTTGCGTTTTTCCAGCAGGATCCCCATGGTGCTGGAAATGCGCGCCCAATCCTCATCGTCCAGCTGGCCGGTACGAATCCGGGTTTGATCGACGCGCGAGAGCGACGCCAGCATACGCATCATGATCTGCTCGCCGGGCATCTCCAGGCTAAAGATCAGCACCGGTTTGCCCTCGGTCATGGCAGCGTTTTCGCATAGGTTCATGGCAAAGGTGGTTTTCCCCATGGACGGGCGCGCGGCGACGATGATCAAATCCGACTTTTGCAGGCCGGCGGTCTTTTTATCCAGGTCCAAATAGCCGCTGGAAACGCCGGTGACGCCGTCGTGCGGCTTCTGGTAAAGCTGTTCGATGCGCGCCACCGTATCTTCAAGAATACGGTCGATGCTCTTCGGGCCTTCATCTTTACTGGCGCGGTTCTCGGCTATTTGGAAAACCCGCGACTCCGCCAGATCCAGCAGATCCTCGCTGCTGCGTCCCTGGGGATCGTAACCGGCATCGGCTATCTCATGGGCGACGGCGATCATTTCCCGCACCACGGCCCGTTCGCGCACAATATCGGCATAAGCGGAAATATTCGCGGCGCTGGGGGTATTTTTCGAGAGCTCCGCCAGATAGGCGAACCCGCCAACGGCGTCCAATTCCCCTTTTTGTTCGAGAGATTCCGAAAGCGTGATCAGATCGATAGGCTTGCCCAGCTCCAACAGACGCTGCATCTCGTTGAAGATAAGACGGTGCGGGCGGTTAAAAAAATCGTTGCCGGTCACACGTTCGGCGACGTTGTCCCAGCGTTCGTTATCCAGCATCAAACCGCCCAGCACCGACTGCTCCGCTTCCAGCGAATGGGGCGGCATCTTCAGACCTTCAACCTGACGGTCGCGGGGAAAATTTGCTTTGTTAGACGGTTTTTTTTCTGACATGAAAGGGTACTTTACCTATCAAGAAGTCCTTGGATAAGGGCGCATTGTATCCTCTCTCGGGTCGAGATCCTATGCGCTTTGCAAACCACGCCGCAAGGCTTATGGTTATTAAAGATATCTTAATTGGAGGAAGAGTGATGGCTAAGCGTATACAGTTTGCCGCCCACGGCGGACCGGAAGTGA
This region includes:
- the uvrA gene encoding excinuclease ABC subunit UvrA; amino-acid sequence: MDKIEVRGARTHNLKNISLVIPRDKLIVITGLSGSGKSSLAFDTLYAEGQRRYVESLSAYARQFLSLMEKPDVDHIEGLSPAISIEQKSTSHNPRSTVGTITEIHDYLRLLYARVGEPRCPDHDVPLAAQTVSQMVDNVLSQPEGKRLMLLAPIVKERKGEHSKTLENLAAQGYIRARIDGEVCDLSDPPKLELQKKHTIEVVVDRFKVREDLAQRLAESFDTALGLSGGTAVVADMDDEKAEELLFSANFACPICGYSMPELEPRLFSFNNPAGACPTCDGLGVQQYFDPDRVLQNQDISLAGGAIRGWDRRNFYYFQMLRSLAEHYKFDVEAPFHALSPTVQQKILFGSGKENIEFKYINDRGDTSVRRHPFEGVLPNMERRYKETESTAVREELAKYISNRPCATCGGTRLRREARHVFVEHTTLPEISEMGIGHALAFFDEMKLSGQRAKIAEKVLKEIRDRLKFLVNVGLNYLSLSRSAETLSGGEAQRIRLASQIGAGLVGVMYVLDEPSIGLHQRDNERLLETLVHLRDLGNTVIVVEHDEDAIRAADHIIDIGPGAGVHGGEVVAEGTAEEIMAHPASLTGQFLSGKQEIAIPQARIPADPTRVLKLVGARGNNLKDVTLTLPVGLFTCITGVSGSGKSTLINDTLFPVAQRQLNGATTTEVAPYREVQGLEHFDKVIDIDQSPIGRTPRSNPATYTGVFTPVRELFAGVPESRARGYTPGRFSFNVRGGRCEACQGDGVIKVEMHFLPDIYVPCDHCKGQRYNRETLEVKYKGKNIHQVLEMTIEEAREFFDAVPALARKLQTLIDVGLSYIRLGQSATTLSGGEAQRVKLARELSKRGTGQTLYILDEPTTGLHFADIQQLLAVLHQLRDQGNTIVVIEHNLDVIKTADWIVDLGPEGGNGGGEILVAGTPETVAACKASHTARFLRPILERALQKA
- a CDS encoding MmcQ/YjbR family DNA-binding protein, which produces MDQSTLLSYCMTKPGAVQSVRQEWQANQIKVGEVMFAMTHTVDGRPAVSLKSSAEMAEALRSAFNAAVPGERLNKAHWSTLFLDGDIPDSQFYQLVDASWQWAVAGLPEATRQTLNI
- a CDS encoding secondary thiamine-phosphate synthase enzyme YjbQ, giving the protein MWYQQTLTLKAQPRGFHLVTDEIVSQLTSLSAVRRGLLHLLLQHTSASLTLNENCDPTVRTDMENHFLRQVPESAPYQHDYEGADDMPAHIKSSLLGTSLLLPVGHGTLLLGTWQGIWLGEHRNRGGGRRIVATLQGE
- a CDS encoding aromatic amino acid transaminase encodes the protein MFQNVDAYAGDPILTLMETYKQDPRPDRVNLSIGLYYNEQAIIPQLRAVAEAQAMLLARPALSSSSYLPMEGLSTYRSATQALLFGEDHPMRNAQRIATIQTVGGSGALKVGADFLKCYFPDSQVWVSSPTWENHVAIFTGAGFQVNRYPYFDGEKLGVNFDAMLACFQQLPQRSIVLLHPCCHNPTGSDLTRSEWDRIIEVVAERQLIPFLDIAYQGFGDGLEEDAYAVREMARLGLPCLVSHSFSKIFSLYSERVGELSIVCDSANEAERVLGQLKATVRRNYSSPPNFGAQVVAQVLNEPALNALWREEVAAMRLRILAMRQSLVAALKVALPEHQFDYLLRQRGMFSYTGLSPAQVAHLREVYGVYLIDSGRMCLAGLNTANVGKVAQAFAAVQ
- the dnaB gene encoding replicative DNA helicase — its product is MSEKKPSNKANFPRDRQVEGLKMPPHSLEAEQSVLGGLMLDNERWDNVAERVTGNDFFNRPHRLIFNEMQRLLELGKPIDLITLSESLEQKGELDAVGGFAYLAELSKNTPSAANISAYADIVRERAVVREMIAVAHEIADAGYDPQGRSSEDLLDLAESRVFQIAENRASKDEGPKSIDRILEDTVARIEQLYQKPHDGVTGVSSGYLDLDKKTAGLQKSDLIIVAARPSMGKTTFAMNLCENAAMTEGKPVLIFSLEMPGEQIMMRMLASLSRVDQTRIRTGQLDDEDWARISSTMGILLEKRNMYIDDSSGLTPTEVRSRARRVFREHDGLSLIMIDYLQLMRVPSLSDNRTLEIAEISRSLKALAKELQVPVVALSQLNRSLEQRADKRPVNSDLRESGSIEQDADLIMFIYRDEVYHENSDMKGIAEIILGKQRNGPIGTVRLTFNGQWSRFDNYAGPQYDDE